GATGTAATCGCCCAACCCGGTGTGGACGCCGTCGATGCAGACCACATCATCGCGGCGCCCACGTTGCACCGCGAGGGATTGGCCGAGCACCTTGGCGCGGTCGTTTTCCAGGACGACCACCAGCGGATTGGGCCCGTTCAAGATGGTGGCCGCGCCGTCGATGATCGCCTGCGCCGTCTCCTGAACCGAGGCGAACGAATTGATGTGCTGACCGCTGAAGCAGACCGCCACCGCACGACTGAGATCGTCGGGATTGAGCAGGGCGAGTTGCTCTTTGATCGCGGCCGCCAACCGGGCCGGGTCGGCTGCCTGTTCATCGGGAACCCGCAGGATCGGCACATTGCGGATCGGCAGCAGCTCCCGCGCGTACTCGATCGTCGACCCGCTGATCTCCATGGTGTGGACACCCGCGCCCACTACCGTCGCACCGATGGTTTCCGCGCCGTGATAGCGCTTCACCAGGCCGAATGCGCTCTCGTCAGCGATCGCGGCACCCAGCAGCGGCCCAATGTCGCCGAAGCGGAACGGGTTCGAGCTGCGATCGGCATCGATCAGATCGGCCACGCCACCGGAGAAGCTGATCGCCGCCGGGATGATCTCGGAACCGAGCGGTCGTCCCATGTTGGTGTACATGGTCGAGTGCATCTCATCTCGGGAGATCAGCCCGACGCCCATCGCCAGTTGCCTGGCCATCACCCTTGCCAGGGTCCGCAGGCGCTCCAGATCGGCGCGATCGCCCACCTCCAGCGGGATACCGGATGCCGCGGCGAGCCGGCGGATCTGATGCGAGATGTAGCTGATCTTGCCACTGTCGACCCGCACCAGGCGTCCGCCGATATCCAGGCAGGACGCCCCGAGCAGCCGGCCGAACCGGTAGGCCGCAATGTTGGTCGTCCCGCCACCGACGTCGAGATTGGCGATGACCTGGGGATTGTCCCGTGACCACGAATCGATGCCGACCCCGCGGGCCGCCAGCACCGCTTCGAGCAGCGGGCCGGCGGCGGCGACAACGAAGTCACCGGCGAGTTCACTGAGCGCCTGCAAGACCTGCTCGGCGTTGTCGGCGCGGGCGGTCTCACCGGTGATGATCGCAGCACCGGTATGCACGTCGGATGGTTTCACCCCGGCCGCGCGGTATTCGTCCTCGACGATCGTCCGCAGCGCGTCCACATCGATCAATTCGGGATTGATCAGTGGCGTGAGATAGATACGGCTGCGATAGATGACCGTCTTGTCGACGATCGAGATGCGCGGCACGACGAAGGCGCCGGCCACGTTCTCGATCGTCAGCCTGCTGAATACCAGTTCGGTGGTGGAGGTACCGACGTCGATACCGACACTGATGACGGTTTCACTCATGGCTCAGCCGAGTTCGAGCACGGTGCGCCCAGGCAGAGCGGAGGTCTGCATGTGCTCCATCACCTCGTTGATGTCTTGCAGCCTCGCGGTCTGTACCGTGGCAGCGATCTTCTCCTGCGCCGCCAGGTGCAGTGCGCGCCCGAGATCGTAGCGGGTGCCCACGATCGACCCGCGCAAGGTGATGGCGCGCATCACCATGTCGTAGATCGACAACGGGAAATCGCCCGGGGGCAAGCCGTTGAGCACCACGGTGCCACCAGGACGCATCATGCCGACCGCCTGCCCGAATGCCGGCGGGGAGACGGCGGTCACCAGGGCGCCGTGCGCACCACCGATCTGACGTTGCAGATAGCCGACCGGGTCGGTGTTGCGGACGTTGATGGTCATGGTCGCACCCAGCCGGGCCGCCAGGTTCAGCTTGGCGTCGTCGATGTCGACGGCGACCACCTGGAATCCCATCGCCCTGCCGTACTGGACGGCCAGATGTCCCAGACCACCGATGCCGGAGATGACCACCCAGTCACCCGGGTCGGCGTCGGCCATCATCAGGCCCTTGTAGACGGTCAGGCCCGCGCAGATCAGCGGCGCCGCGGCGATGTAGTCGAGCCCGTCGGGCAGTCTCGTCGCGAACCGTCCATAGGCCACCAGGTATTCGGCGAAGCCACCATCGACGTCGTAGCCGGAGCGCAACTGCTGGTTGCACAGTGTCTCCCAGCCCGACAGGCACTGCTCACAGGTTCCGCAGGCCCAGTGCAGCCACGGCACGCCGACCCGGTCGCCGATGCTGAGATAGTCCACCCCCGGGCCCAACTGGACGACCTCGCCGACCGCCTCGTGGCCGGGTACTCGCGGCAACGATGGCTTGTCGGGCCAATCACCTTCAACGGCATGCAGGTCGGTATGGCAGACTCCGCAGGCCCGGACCCGGACCAGGACCTGGCCGGGGCCGGGGGTGGGTACCGGCAGCTGGCGCAGCTCGAGCGGGTGACGGAACCGGGTGACCACAGCCGCATTCATCAAAGTTTCCATCATCATTCCAATCCGGCCTGAATAGCGGTGATGGCGACCGTGTTGACGATATCGGCGACCAGAGCACCTCGTGAGAGATCGTTGACAGGCTTGTTGAGTCCTTGCAGAACCGGCCCGATCGCCAAGGCTCCGGCGCTACGC
The Brooklawnia propionicigenes DNA segment above includes these coding regions:
- a CDS encoding ethanolamine ammonia-lyase reactivating factor EutA translates to MSETVISVGIDVGTSTTELVFSRLTIENVAGAFVVPRISIVDKTVIYRSRIYLTPLINPELIDVDALRTIVEDEYRAAGVKPSDVHTGAAIITGETARADNAEQVLQALSELAGDFVVAAAGPLLEAVLAARGVGIDSWSRDNPQVIANLDVGGGTTNIAAYRFGRLLGASCLDIGGRLVRVDSGKISYISHQIRRLAAASGIPLEVGDRADLERLRTLARVMARQLAMGVGLISRDEMHSTMYTNMGRPLGSEIIPAAISFSGGVADLIDADRSSNPFRFGDIGPLLGAAIADESAFGLVKRYHGAETIGATVVGAGVHTMEISGSTIEYARELLPIRNVPILRVPDEQAADPARLAAAIKEQLALLNPDDLSRAVAVCFSGQHINSFASVQETAQAIIDGAATILNGPNPLVVVLENDRAKVLGQSLAVQRGRRDDVVCIDGVHTGLGDYIDIGAPVGAGQAVPVVVKTLVFND
- a CDS encoding zinc-dependent alcohol dehydrogenase, which translates into the protein MNAAVVTRFRHPLELRQLPVPTPGPGQVLVRVRACGVCHTDLHAVEGDWPDKPSLPRVPGHEAVGEVVQLGPGVDYLSIGDRVGVPWLHWACGTCEQCLSGWETLCNQQLRSGYDVDGGFAEYLVAYGRFATRLPDGLDYIAAAPLICAGLTVYKGLMMADADPGDWVVISGIGGLGHLAVQYGRAMGFQVVAVDIDDAKLNLAARLGATMTINVRNTDPVGYLQRQIGGAHGALVTAVSPPAFGQAVGMMRPGGTVVLNGLPPGDFPLSIYDMVMRAITLRGSIVGTRYDLGRALHLAAQEKIAATVQTARLQDINEVMEHMQTSALPGRTVLELG